Proteins encoded within one genomic window of Hahella chejuensis KCTC 2396:
- a CDS encoding SDR family NAD(P)-dependent oxidoreductase, with amino-acid sequence MNSFEDNLEAGADSAIAIVAMACRFPGADTPEAFWRNLIAGVESVAELTDAELDAAGVPKSEYQRPDYVRRVAALGDVSGFDAALFDMNPRESQLLDPQHRLLLECAWEALERACCNPDEFPGPIGVFAGCGMPNYFYRHVLPNTDARRVSDLYQALLLNDKDFLSTRIAYKLGLTGPAVGVQTACSTSLMAVHLACQSLLAGDCDMALAGGASVQLPQHGGFRSQSGMILSPRGQCRAFDAEADGTAVGSGAGLVALKRLDDARENGDRVLAVIRATAANNDGRRKVGFTAPSVQGQAEVIREAQLTANIDPQAIQYVEAHGTGTHLGDPIEIEALARAFDITPNGGRRCAIGSVKTNIGHLDAAAGVAGLIKTVLCLHYETLPPSLHCQQPNPQIDWLRTPFRVCSETESWPRGDAPRLAAVSAFGMGGSNVHAILEEAPLATRAPRSASRQDDKSAPSQLLLLSAAGEQSADQVAERLAQHLDERPHTHLGDLAYTLALSKKALPYRATLAAATPAEAIAQLRFPNDLSWRRVQDSAPTAAFMFPGQGAQYAGMGAELYQSEPVYREAVDQCLHAAPPLIAQKLRPLLTRPRGADAEQGDQDLKQTALAQPALFIVDYAMAMLLQSWGLTPQALIGHSLGEYVAACVAGVFSPEDGVRLVAERGRLMQSMPSGTMIAVRIGQRQAEAYAGAGVSLAVANGPHANVFAGPPGPMEDFAAALEDAQIGYHRLQASHAFHTAMMEPMLDAFAELLDAIPLQAPRLPVYANLSGARLTAEQAVSADYWRQHLRRPVQFYQGLQTLCAETQVDTLLEVGPGRALTGFAGALPQRAEPGLEAIATFAAGPGQDSRKSALDCVGRLWSKGFAINLPGLFGNQDGRFIPTPTYPFDRRRYWIDPPKLTDHALSEERQALEDWFYTRSWSRLSGTPNVNASGGKWLLLTDANARTDALVQGLSDHQSHTLVTVTDTAVTALTPHAEHPDQRQTIALPADVAGDPAALFALLAENDLLPDHVLFARNLSKPAANSAEFEATSQDLSLLSALLQQLGALRSEVYVAVATTGTQSVLGSESLRPARGALLGPLLSARQEFPALRTLLIDVETDVENASAVSALTRQLPALLALAHPSQEADFNAGPPLVALRGRHAWRCEWRPCRSGAEPGTTRPVSDEPVSSGVYLITGGLGKIGLALATGLAQRGARHIRLVSRTPLPSPEQWPHYLDDPSTPVRQRHAISTLLALHETGAPVSVTAADVSDADAMGALLDEVCDRYGAIDAIIHAAADMSQAHEQPINPELAGAWETMLQAKVDGVRTLAGLVARRPVRRVVCMSSLAALLGGYQMGAYAAANLVMDLEVAQFAAHSDASRGAKWLTLNWDAWRPDSASGLGMGANAKIAQEFFDKSTLAANAIDSKEGFLALEQALQLSDALLQMEDEHQVAISTLSLKSRFHRLYHPRRNAPGHDAGASSRPHSVPPGSSGDHAPGDHAELMLCDILGELLAVPILNVKDNFFDLGGDSLIATQAISRIRERCGADLSLADFFNCPSVRELAALTRDKTDGDSAESGQAPSADAPARVEIEL; translated from the coding sequence ATGAACAGCTTTGAAGACAACCTCGAAGCCGGCGCCGACAGCGCCATCGCTATTGTCGCCATGGCCTGTCGCTTCCCCGGCGCGGACACGCCGGAGGCATTCTGGCGCAACCTGATCGCAGGCGTGGAAAGCGTGGCTGAACTGACGGACGCCGAGCTGGACGCCGCCGGCGTACCCAAAAGCGAATACCAGCGTCCGGACTACGTACGCCGTGTGGCGGCGCTGGGAGACGTCAGCGGGTTCGACGCCGCCCTGTTCGACATGAATCCCAGAGAGTCGCAATTGCTCGACCCGCAGCACCGGTTGCTGCTGGAGTGCGCCTGGGAGGCCCTGGAGCGCGCCTGCTGCAATCCGGATGAATTCCCCGGTCCCATTGGCGTCTTCGCCGGCTGCGGCATGCCCAACTACTTCTATCGTCATGTGCTGCCGAATACGGACGCCCGCAGAGTGTCGGATCTGTATCAAGCCCTGCTGCTCAACGACAAGGATTTCCTCAGCACCCGCATCGCCTATAAATTGGGTCTCACCGGTCCCGCCGTCGGGGTGCAGACCGCCTGCTCCACCTCATTGATGGCGGTGCATCTGGCCTGTCAGAGTCTGCTGGCGGGAGACTGCGATATGGCCCTCGCCGGCGGCGCTTCGGTGCAACTGCCGCAACACGGCGGCTTTCGCAGCCAGAGCGGTATGATTCTGTCGCCGCGGGGTCAATGCCGGGCGTTTGACGCCGAGGCGGACGGAACCGCTGTCGGCAGCGGCGCCGGACTGGTGGCGCTGAAACGCCTTGACGACGCCCGGGAAAACGGCGACCGCGTGCTGGCGGTGATTCGCGCCACCGCCGCCAATAACGACGGACGCCGCAAAGTTGGCTTCACCGCTCCCAGCGTGCAGGGACAGGCGGAAGTCATCCGGGAGGCGCAGCTCACCGCCAACATCGACCCTCAGGCAATCCAGTACGTGGAAGCCCACGGCACCGGCACCCATCTGGGCGATCCCATTGAAATTGAAGCGCTGGCGCGGGCTTTCGACATTACGCCGAATGGCGGCCGTCGTTGCGCCATCGGTTCCGTGAAAACCAATATCGGGCACCTGGACGCCGCCGCCGGCGTCGCCGGTCTGATCAAGACGGTACTGTGCCTGCACTACGAAACCCTGCCTCCCAGTCTGCACTGCCAGCAGCCCAATCCCCAGATCGACTGGCTGCGCACGCCTTTCCGGGTCTGCAGCGAAACTGAATCCTGGCCCAGAGGAGACGCGCCTCGACTGGCGGCGGTCAGCGCCTTCGGCATGGGCGGCTCCAACGTGCACGCCATTCTGGAGGAAGCCCCTCTCGCAACCCGCGCCCCCCGCAGCGCGTCACGTCAGGACGACAAATCCGCGCCCAGCCAATTGCTGCTGCTGTCCGCCGCCGGCGAACAATCGGCGGATCAGGTGGCGGAACGTCTGGCCCAGCATCTGGACGAGCGACCCCATACTCATCTCGGCGACCTCGCCTATACCCTGGCTCTGAGCAAAAAAGCCTTGCCCTATCGGGCGACCTTGGCGGCAGCGACGCCAGCGGAAGCCATCGCGCAACTGCGCTTTCCCAACGACCTGAGCTGGCGACGGGTGCAGGACAGCGCGCCGACGGCGGCCTTCATGTTTCCTGGGCAAGGGGCGCAGTATGCAGGCATGGGCGCAGAGCTGTACCAGTCAGAACCGGTTTACCGTGAGGCAGTGGACCAGTGCCTGCACGCCGCGCCGCCTCTTATAGCGCAAAAGCTGCGGCCTTTGCTGACCCGTCCTCGTGGCGCGGACGCGGAACAGGGAGACCAAGACCTGAAACAAACCGCCCTGGCGCAACCGGCGCTGTTTATCGTCGACTACGCCATGGCCATGCTTTTGCAGAGCTGGGGTCTGACGCCGCAGGCGTTGATCGGACACAGCCTGGGAGAATACGTGGCCGCCTGCGTGGCCGGCGTGTTCAGTCCGGAAGACGGCGTAAGGTTAGTAGCGGAAAGGGGCCGCCTGATGCAGAGCATGCCCAGCGGAACCATGATCGCCGTGCGCATCGGCCAGCGACAGGCGGAGGCCTATGCGGGAGCGGGAGTCTCCCTGGCGGTGGCGAATGGCCCGCACGCCAATGTGTTCGCCGGTCCGCCCGGTCCCATGGAGGACTTCGCCGCGGCGCTGGAGGATGCGCAGATCGGCTATCACCGCTTGCAGGCCTCCCATGCGTTTCACACGGCGATGATGGAGCCCATGCTGGACGCTTTCGCCGAACTGCTGGACGCCATCCCCCTACAGGCGCCGCGGCTGCCGGTTTACGCCAACCTGAGCGGCGCCCGACTGACCGCAGAGCAGGCTGTCAGCGCGGATTACTGGCGTCAGCACTTGCGCCGCCCGGTGCAGTTTTATCAGGGCTTACAGACCCTGTGCGCGGAAACACAGGTGGATACGCTACTGGAAGTGGGCCCCGGACGGGCGTTGACGGGCTTCGCCGGCGCCTTGCCGCAAAGAGCCGAGCCTGGGCTGGAAGCGATCGCCACCTTCGCCGCCGGGCCAGGGCAGGATTCTCGCAAAAGCGCGCTGGACTGCGTCGGCCGTCTGTGGAGCAAAGGATTTGCTATCAACCTCCCAGGGCTGTTCGGAAACCAGGATGGGCGATTCATCCCTACGCCCACCTATCCTTTCGACCGTCGCCGTTACTGGATCGATCCTCCCAAGCTCACCGACCACGCCTTATCAGAGGAACGCCAGGCTCTGGAAGACTGGTTCTACACCCGTTCCTGGAGCCGTTTGAGCGGAACGCCGAACGTCAACGCCAGCGGCGGCAAATGGCTGCTGCTGACCGACGCAAACGCCCGTACCGACGCATTAGTCCAGGGGCTGTCTGATCATCAATCTCACACGCTGGTCACCGTCACCGACACCGCCGTGACCGCGCTGACGCCCCACGCCGAGCATCCCGACCAGCGCCAGACCATCGCCCTGCCCGCTGACGTCGCCGGAGATCCCGCCGCGCTGTTCGCGTTGCTGGCGGAGAATGACCTGTTGCCAGACCATGTGCTGTTCGCCCGTAACCTCAGCAAACCGGCTGCAAACAGCGCTGAGTTTGAGGCAACGTCTCAGGATCTGTCTCTGCTGAGCGCCTTATTGCAACAGTTGGGCGCATTACGATCCGAGGTATACGTCGCCGTGGCGACCACCGGAACCCAGTCGGTGCTGGGCTCGGAATCCTTGCGACCCGCCCGAGGGGCGCTATTGGGGCCGCTGTTAAGCGCAAGGCAGGAGTTTCCCGCCCTGCGCACGCTGTTGATTGATGTGGAAACTGATGTGGAAAACGCTTCCGCTGTTTCCGCACTAACGCGACAACTCCCGGCGTTACTGGCTTTGGCCCATCCCAGCCAGGAGGCGGACTTCAACGCCGGCCCGCCCCTTGTCGCCCTGCGCGGACGTCATGCGTGGCGCTGTGAATGGCGCCCCTGTCGGAGCGGCGCTGAGCCGGGAACGACCAGGCCCGTCTCCGATGAACCCGTCTCCAGCGGCGTTTATCTGATCACCGGCGGCCTCGGCAAGATCGGGCTCGCCCTCGCCACAGGTCTGGCCCAGCGCGGCGCGCGACATATCCGCTTAGTGTCGCGCACGCCCCTGCCGTCCCCGGAGCAGTGGCCGCATTATCTGGATGATCCATCAACGCCCGTCCGGCAACGCCACGCCATCTCAACCCTGCTGGCCCTGCACGAAACCGGCGCGCCGGTCAGCGTCACGGCGGCGGACGTCAGCGACGCCGACGCCATGGGCGCATTGCTGGATGAAGTGTGCGATCGCTACGGAGCCATCGACGCGATTATTCACGCCGCCGCCGATATGTCCCAGGCTCACGAGCAGCCCATCAACCCTGAACTGGCGGGAGCCTGGGAGACCATGCTGCAAGCCAAGGTCGACGGCGTGCGCACGCTGGCCGGGCTGGTCGCTCGGCGCCCTGTGCGGCGGGTGGTTTGTATGTCCTCCCTGGCGGCCCTGTTGGGAGGCTATCAGATGGGGGCTTACGCCGCCGCCAATCTGGTCATGGACCTGGAAGTCGCCCAGTTCGCCGCCCACAGTGACGCAAGTCGCGGCGCCAAATGGTTGACGCTTAACTGGGATGCTTGGCGTCCCGACAGCGCCAGCGGCCTGGGCATGGGCGCGAACGCAAAAATTGCGCAGGAATTTTTTGACAAATCCACATTGGCCGCCAATGCTATAGATTCAAAGGAAGGTTTTTTGGCGCTTGAGCAGGCATTGCAGTTATCGGATGCCTTGCTACAGATGGAAGACGAGCACCAAGTTGCGATATCCACACTATCGCTGAAGTCTCGGTTCCACCGACTTTACCATCCCCGGAGAAACGCTCCCGGCCATGACGCCGGAGCCAGTTCTCGGCCACATTCAGTACCTCCCGGCAGTAGCGGTGACCATGCGCCCGGCGATCACGCGGAGCTTATGCTGTGCGACATTCTGGGCGAACTTCTGGCTGTACCGATCCTTAACGTAAAGGACAATTTTTTTGACCTTGGCGGCGATTCCCTGATCGCAACGCAGGCGATTTCCCGTATTCGCGAACGTTGCGGCGCGGACCTGTCCCTGGCGGATTTTTTCAACTGTCCGTCGGTGCGGGAACTGGCCGCGCTGACCCGTGACAAGACCGACGGGGACAGCGCCGAAAGCGGTCAGGCGCCATCTGCGGACGCGCCGGCGAGGGTTGAAATAGAACTATAA